One part of the Mesorhizobium sp. M4B.F.Ca.ET.058.02.1.1 genome encodes these proteins:
- a CDS encoding AAA family ATPase gives MNAINTKVLPTRRKQVALFSSDPQFKRDVATRLDALAIYDVQVSETADFLKGPPADTRPGIVILDLGNGELLGQPGIVEARSKWASVPLIAISDELASEQTRVLVRMNASDWLHKPLDAKELLNAVTFHDTGNQGTKSRIITFIAASGGAGATTLALSAAEYLAGKSTERAASTCLVDLDFQSANCGAYLNQFNQFDLSGIIGQPERLDVELMDVIKLSRPSGLTLYSFERPQLPFEPHGADFVFRLLDLVAYRFDDIVIDLPNIETPWHNSVLQTSDEIFIVFELNVASLRQGKRLYKKIRELRGNQVNITLVANKHKRKWFGNHFSRSELEKIFKAPHIKSVALDNALLTDALNRAILPSEVDGRARFNKDLKLMFKERLSDASR, from the coding sequence ATGAACGCTATCAACACCAAGGTCCTTCCGACCAGACGCAAGCAGGTCGCCCTGTTCTCGTCCGATCCGCAGTTCAAGCGCGATGTCGCGACCAGGCTCGATGCGCTGGCGATCTATGACGTGCAGGTCTCGGAGACAGCCGACTTCCTCAAGGGGCCGCCTGCGGATACCCGGCCGGGTATCGTCATCCTCGACCTTGGCAATGGCGAGCTGCTCGGCCAGCCGGGCATCGTCGAGGCGCGCTCCAAATGGGCGTCGGTGCCGCTGATCGCGATTTCCGATGAGTTGGCGTCGGAGCAGACGCGCGTGCTCGTGCGCATGAACGCTTCGGACTGGCTGCACAAGCCGCTCGATGCCAAGGAGCTGCTCAACGCCGTCACCTTCCACGACACCGGCAACCAGGGCACCAAGAGCCGCATCATCACCTTCATCGCCGCCAGCGGCGGCGCCGGCGCCACCACGCTCGCGCTATCGGCGGCGGAATACCTGGCGGGCAAGTCGACCGAGCGCGCGGCCTCGACCTGCCTGGTCGATCTCGATTTCCAAAGCGCCAATTGCGGCGCCTATCTCAACCAGTTCAACCAGTTCGACCTTTCGGGCATCATCGGCCAGCCGGAGCGCCTCGATGTCGAATTGATGGACGTGATCAAGCTGTCGCGCCCGTCGGGGCTCACGCTCTACTCCTTCGAGCGGCCGCAGCTGCCCTTTGAGCCGCATGGCGCCGATTTCGTTTTCCGGCTGCTCGACCTCGTCGCCTACCGGTTCGACGACATCGTCATCGACCTGCCTAACATCGAGACGCCCTGGCACAATTCCGTGCTGCAGACGAGCGACGAGATCTTCATCGTCTTCGAGCTCAACGTCGCCTCGCTCAGGCAAGGCAAGCGACTCTACAAGAAGATCCGCGAGCTGCGCGGCAACCAGGTGAACATCACGCTGGTGGCCAACAAGCACAAGCGCAAATGGTTCGGCAACCACTTCTCGCGCAGCGAGCTGGAGAAGATCTTCAAGGCGCCGCACATCAAGTCGGTGGCGCTCGACAACGCGCTTTTGACCGACGCGCTGAATCGCGCCATTCTGCCCTCCGAAGTCGACGGGCGGGCGCGCTTCAACAAGGACCTGAAGCTGATGTTCAAGGAGCGGCTCAGCGATGCCAGTCGCTAG
- a CDS encoding L,D-transpeptidase, giving the protein MTALASSLPPAGARSALADRPPLPAMGPSLRKAVAFQTSEQTGTIIIRKDEKALYLVTNRGQALRYQISVGRDGFGWTGTVEVGAKTEWPEWRPPKEMRARQPELPAMVPAGPYNPLGARALYLSRGGRDTLYRIHGTNDPKGVGFDGTSGCFRLTNTDVIDLFKRVAVGAKVVVE; this is encoded by the coding sequence GTGACAGCGCTGGCGTCGAGCCTGCCGCCGGCCGGGGCCAGGTCCGCGCTTGCCGACCGGCCGCCGCTGCCGGCCATGGGGCCAAGCCTGCGCAAGGCGGTCGCCTTCCAGACCAGCGAACAGACCGGCACGATCATCATCCGCAAGGACGAGAAGGCGCTCTATCTGGTGACGAACCGGGGCCAGGCGCTGCGCTACCAGATCAGCGTCGGCCGCGACGGCTTCGGCTGGACCGGGACGGTCGAGGTCGGGGCCAAGACCGAATGGCCGGAATGGCGGCCGCCCAAGGAGATGCGCGCCCGCCAGCCCGAGCTGCCGGCGATGGTGCCCGCCGGGCCCTACAACCCTCTCGGCGCGCGCGCGCTCTATCTTTCACGCGGCGGACGTGACACGCTCTATCGCATACATGGCACCAACGATCCCAAGGGTGTCGGTTTCGACGGCACGTCGGGCTGCTTTCGCCTGACCAATACCGACGTGATCGATCTCTTCAAACGCGTCGCGGTGGGCGCAAAGGTGGTGGTGGAATGA